The genome window GCCTGCACTCACACCGTCCAGTCCTCTGCGGGTGAGCGTGGCAACCCCTGGTGTCGAGAAGTCATGATATTTTTCTCTGTAAAACCAGTGCCCTTTAAAGTCAGCTGATCTGTCCAGCTCTACAAAGACAGGTGTCATTCATTCCATACTCTATATTCATATTCCATCATGACATGTGTTTCTGTTGATGGTTTTTAAAGTGTGCTTTTACGTTCTTTTTAAGGTCGTTTTCATTTAGAAAGGAGTGTTTCTTTTTTTCACCGCTTTATTTTCACTGATATTATTTTTCATGAGTCCACTATAACCGTGGAGTCGCTTCACGTTATCTACGCCTGGTTATTTTATCTGTGTTGTATCTAAGAGTTGTCAAAACTGAAACTATTTCTATAGGAACAATCTCTGTTTACTGTAATAAATCATGCACTGAGTATGAAGGACATGTTGAAGAGAAAATGATGTACTGTTTGGAACTGAAGGACTGTGTGTACAACTGCTGTCCAAGTTGACATTTGGCCAGGTCAAAGGTGGTAGTACTGTATTTTTCCGGTCTTGAAAAACGCTCAGATAGAAATGTATGGTGCAGAACTGATATGATTGTCGGTCATGTAGAACAGGGATCTTGTCAgctctattcattatatttctatctgTGTTTACCTCACTGAATCCACCAGTGGTATGGTACTGGTAACTAACCACAGTGAGTCAGTAGGCTTAGCATATGGGGCTCATGCTTCATGCTGTGTCTTCATGGCAAGTGGTCAAAACCCAATCATGTGACTTTCTGCAGCGTCCGCATATCTCTGACTGGGTCTCTAGTCTGAAGTGGCTTCttctccttcatctgcactgatctatAAACGGTGGGTAggtgacagcaacacagtagaATGACTCAGAGGAATTAGCTTTTCACTGTACAGATTTTTTTTAGTGCAGATGGAGAGAAGTTTAGGAGTGTAGAGGCAGCCATTTTAGTTAAATTGAGATGCCCCCTTCCTAGTCCTGTCTCATGTTATCTGTAGACATATACAGTACAAACCTGTCCGTTGTAAAATCACTTAAATTTTTGTCAGTTTTCATTGTATTTGGGGTCTTTAagtattttgtttattttatacATGATTTGTAAAATCTTTTACTATTCATTTCCATCTCTTCTTTCTGTCTTTAGCTAACACTACAGTTTGACCTATAACCTTTGACTTGTATGACCTTATGCATGTGGCTGGCCTGGTCTGATTTGAAGATGAGTCCGTCACTAGATAAGTGCAATATTATATTAAACTGAAATGTAATATATGTAATGAAATGTACATCCTGAAAATACATTGGCATGCTTAAAAACATCCTAAGTATTTGAGTAAAACACTTCATGATTTAAGAAATGGAGTAAGAATTTATAAAGCAATACCATACAAAATGTAAACGTGCTTAAACGTTGTTTTTTTTGCCTTTTACTGTCGTCTTACTGTTATTGCATTCCTAACTGCTTTATATATCCCAGTTACATTTTTTCCCTTCAAAATAAAACCAAGTACTGAAATGTCTTCCTGTCCTATTCTTTGACTTGGCATCACAGAGCCATTAAAACTCAACTCAGCCTTTGGCCAAACCAGACAGCCTTTTGTTGGGTCTAGTACAACATGCACAGCCACATGAGGTCAACCACAAATAGTATTTCATAAAAATACAGCCAAACAATCCCCTTTTAGGCAGTGAGTGGATGTGATGTTATACAGGAAGCATCAGGACAGGAACTGAAATGAGTGCAGATTAGAGAAAACAAGGAGGAACATTCAGATAGTGAAAAAATGACAACCCTTCctttgtttaatttttttttaacattttactATAAACTCAATTACAATTGTTTAAGCATGTGGTATAATCATTTAAAATTATTACTCAAACATTATTCCCTTTCAAATAGTACAGATCATAATTGAAAACGCCAACCAGCCCAGAAACCACATTCAAATCTCTCAAAAGATACCAGAACCAACAAGCCCTTAAATAGTGTTCTTCAGGTATACATatagttttattttttatacattatcACAGATTTTTGGCAATAGTAAACCCGACAAAAGTACCGTAGTTAGCTACCATTGATGCATCTTTGTACCAAAGGCAATGTCAGCAAAATTCATATTCTGTACAGGAAAACATTTGGCAAAAGGAAATAATGTCTCTGCAAACCACACCTGCTATGCACAAGGGTCTCTGGAAATCCATTTCCTTTTTAAATAGTTCAAAAAtattgcctttttttttttttaacaccaaataaaaataaaatcatcTACCTTGACACCCACATACCAGACATGAAAATCATTAAgttcaaacaaaaaacatttgtttcaTAAAATTCTCAATCTGTGGTTATAATATATCTGGAATAATAAATTAAGGGAAAACATTAGAACCAATCAATCACTGCACTTCAAGTTGTAACAGAAACAAGGGGagggaaaataaagaaaaatcgtTTTGGATTCACCCAAACATTCAATTCCATTTTCACAAGTGCACTATAAATTTGTTGTATTTGTAATAAAAAAGTTTATAGAAAGGAAAGACTTTTGTAGTAACTGCTGACCCAAACCCTAGCTTCTGGCCTTGGGTTGGTGTTGTTTCCACCTTGCCTCTCCTTACATTTCCCAGAAGAGGAGGAAAATACCTGAAAGTGAGACTGAAATGTGTATTTTTACTCttgactctctctctttatattgcTCATTTAGTATAGAAGGTTGTCCCAGATCGGTCCTCAATCTTGGACAAGATGCCACATTCTTCTTTAATCTCCATGGAAATGTTGTGATAGGAGGGAGGACATTAGGAGCATTTAATAACAAGGTCACTGGGAGGTCATctgtctgacctctgacccttAGTCCTAGCCCAGTGTTAATGGGGCCTCGGAGCAAACGGCCGTAGAGTCCAGTGAAACGCTGTAAGGACCAGTGAGTACAACTGTCTACGTCGCCATGACCTCATCTAATCGGACTGTCCATTTGGCTGACAATGATATCTCCATAGCAACCAGAGCAATAATAGTACTGTAGTAATAACTGAATAATAAAGTGGTATATGCAGACTAGTTAGAAAACAGACCTGAATGCATGACGGACAACAGCAAAGATTGAACAAAAACATCCACCAGCAACTCATCTGAACTTTGCACCAAATAAATATAGAAAATGAGGGCTTCCTATTACTGTTTGTGTCTGTAATGGAAGAAAAACCCAAAGCAAAATAACCCACCATATTCAACGTCCTCTCCTATGGAATGCTAGCCAGACTTGGCAAAAAAAGCAGAGAGAAAATAGATATTTGAGCAGCTTGTAGTCTGTAATGTGTAAAGAACATcccacagggagagagaagagatggaaggCAGGGCCCAAGCAAAGCCTCGACAGGAcctctgaagtgtgtgtgtgtgtgtgtgtataaagtgtGTGAGTATGTTCATATAGTATACAGGTGTACCAGCAATATGTAGTGAACATTAGCCAAAACTAGAGAATCCAAGCGAGCAAGTCTATCTATTTACAATTATGTTCAAGCATGTGGCATAATCAACACATGCTTGATTATGTGCATGTTAGTGTGAGTGAAGAATAATGTCTGTGTACTAATAACAGTGTGTGAATATTTTCATACAGTGCCCTCGTGCACTGACTACAATTCATTCTCCAGTCACTATGttattatggtggtgatggtgctcCACTTGGGGGCTCTGTCGTAACACTTCTCTTGTCTCTTCTAGCTGCTGCTGTCCTCGATGAGTCTGGCTAggctgtctcggagctctgtcAGCTCAAAGATCTTCCCGTCCAGCAGCTCCAGCAGGGACCGCAGACTCTTCCTGAAAGCCTCGCTCTCCAGCTGACTGCCCTCCAGACGCAGCTCCAACTCCCCCAGCTGGGCCTCCAACGTCTGGTTCCTCTCCTCAGTCTCCTGGGGGTGGGGTAGAGGGGGGGGGGATGTTGTTAACGTGTGCACACAGCAAACATACTCATACAGTGGCTTGAAAacaatattcataccccttggatttcttcacctTTTATTGTGTTAAAAAGTGTGATTAAAAAggccctgtgtggctcagttggtagagagcatggtgcttgcaaagtcatggttgtggattcgattcccacggggaccagtacaaataacaaatgtatccactcactactATGTCGATCTGGATAAGACGCTCTAAGACGTTGGGGGAGGGGGGCGTCCTaaactgacatatggaattgttttcaaatggtcatactatggataatttagctatttgatttcgaATTGTAGGACCCCTTTAAGTATCAATTACTTGGTCAAATATAGATTTTctaaagcccatagaaacgcattgaataacattcataaatggcaaaaagtaCAACCAAAAAAGAAATCCTAAGAAACAAGGTTAAAGTGTCTGTCCTAACAACATTAttattcttaattttttttaaatcaagctGCCGGAAGTATTTTTGGGGCTGCAGATGCTTTGCCTGCACTGCAAAGGGCTATATCAGTCCGTTAATATAGGACTATTAAAAGGCCCAGTGTACAAATCTTCATTTTTATTCAAAGATATCCAGTACCTGTCAaaggtttgggcacacctactcattcaagtacTACTCActcatttttctttattttgacaattttttacattgtataaaaatagtgaagacatcaaaactatgaaataacacatatggaatcatgtagtaaccaaaacaaagtgttaaattaatcaaaatatattatacaattgagattcttcaaagcagccaccctttgccttgatgacagctttgcacacgcttggcattatctcaactagcttcatgaggtaatcacctggaatgcatttcaattaacaggtgtgtcttgttaaaagttaaatagtggaatttctttctatcttaatgcatttgagccaatcagttgtgttgtgacaaggtaggagtggtatacattagatagccctatttggtacaagaccaagtccatattatggcaagaacagctcaaataagcaaagagaaatgacagtccttcattactttaagacatgaaggtcagtcaaagcgggacatttcaagaactttgaaagtttcttcaactgcagtcgcaaaaaccatcgaccgctatgatgaaactggctctcatgaggactgcaacaggaaaggaagacccagagttacctctgctgcagaggataagttcattacagttaccagactcagattacagcccaaataaatgcgtcacagagttcaagtaaccgacacatctcaacatcaactgttcagaggagactgcgcaggccttcatggtcgatttgctgcaaagaaaccactactaaaggacaccaataagaagacttgcttgggccaagaaacacaaccaatggacattagaccggtgcaaatctttcctttggtctgatgagtccaaatttgagatttttggttccaaccgcagtgtctttgtgagacgcagagtaggtgaacagaagatctctgcatgtgtgttttgcaccgtgaagcatggaggtggtggtgcgatggtgtgggggtgtttttgcTGGTGCCaccgtctgatttatttagaattcaaggcccacaatcacctgaccttaacccaattgagatggttcaaTTCAatactgtaaggtccctcaattcaacgcttgactgagggaccttacatatgttgtatgggggacagaggaagaggtagtcattcaaaaatcatgtcaagccctattatttcacacagagtgagtccatgtaacttatttgaTTTTTACTCCTTTACTAAATTAGGCTTGCCTGATCAAAATGGCTTAATATTTATGCAATGACTATATTTAAGTAATCACATTTGTATAAATCTTAAACAtagtttttcttccactttgtcattataatATTTTGAGTAGATTGCTGACAAAAAAAGGACAATTAAAataattttaatcccactttgtaacacaataaaatgtgaagaaatccaaggggtctgaatacttttgcaaggtgtaacagtatagcttccgtccctctcctcgccccaacctgggcttgaaccagggaccctctgcacacatcaacaactgactcccacgaagcatcgttacccatcgcgccataaaagccgcggcccttgcagagcaaggggaacaactacttcaggtctcagagcgagtgacgtcacccgattgaaacgctattagtgcgcaccaccgctaactaactagccatttcacatcggttacaaaggcactgtatagacaaacacacaaaaacacacccaCACTTATAAACACAAACACGCACAACCCAACAAACACAAACGTACACACACTGCAGTGAAAACAGATGTCTGAGGCCCAGTGTGGTgtgcagtacaatacagtagcgTTGTTCATTAGTCTCACCTGTAGTTTCTGTGTTAGCGATTCCTTCTGAGTCTGGAACTCATTGGCACTCTCCACTTCCTCTTTCAACCTCTCTAGTTCCTGCAGGGAGGGAAAATATACAATCACAGGGCTCACATGTACGTTTTCTCCCACACAAatacagttcacacacacacacacacacacctcctccttGGCCTTTAATGCTGACTCCAGTTCTTCTATCGTCTGGTTGAGCTCAGTCTTCTGGGATTTGATGACTGGCGTCTGACCACTAACACACTCCAGCTCTGTCACCTGTGGACATACACAGTGTTGGTAATCATATTGTTTTTATGTTCTTTGTGTAACCATTCTGATCTGTTTCTGTAGCCTCTCTCTAGTATCCCTTTATAAAGTCAGTCAGTCTTACCCGTTTGTGTAGTCTCTCTCTAGTATCCATTTATAAAGTCAGTCAGTCTTACTCGTTTGTGTAGTCTCTCTCTAGTATCCCTTTATAAAGTCAGTCAGTCTTACCCGTTTGTGTAGTCTCTCTCTAGTATCCCTTTATAAAGTCAGTCAGTCTTACCCGTTTGTGTAGTCTCTCTCTAGTATCCCTTTATAAAGTCAGTCAGTCTTACCCGTTTGTGTAGTCTCTCTCTAGTATCCATTTATAAAGTCAGTCAGTCTTACCCGTTTGTGTAGTCTCTCTCTAGTATCCCTTTATAAAGTCAGTCAGTCTTACCCGTTTGTGTAGTCTCTCAGCCTCCTCCTGGTAAGCAGCCAGTTGTTGTTTCCACTGTTTGACGTTGGCTGTGGACTCCAGCAGAGCTGCTGTCAGCTTGGCATTGTTGCCCTTCAGGGCTGCCAGCTCGGCCTCCCAGTGCTTGTTAATACTGGACGaactggagacagacagacacttcagCAGAGTTTCAGTTACCATGACCCAGACATTGGTGCCAAGACCCAGACCCAGTGTATTGAGACACATGACAAGACCAACTGACCAAGACTGCTTTTTTGTGGTCACGACTGGTCTTAAGACTGCAAGATTAAGACTCCATCTCTGATATAAACTCAGGAAGACAATGATTGAGTTTATTGCAAAAAATAACAATGCTGTCATTTGACTAGAAGACTATGAAACATACCAGCACCAATGTACAAATACATGTTCATCAGCATTACTGACCTCAGAGGCTAGAGTGGACATGAGGGGAACCGTGTATGGTGAATACGGAGGAGTGGGGGAGTGAAATACATTTTCCATTTATTTAGTCATTCATAATTCAAATCAGCGCTACACAGTGTTTTGATATAATGCTTAACGGCTGTCCAGGGTTCTGAGACCACAAGAGATGGATGACTCGACACATCCAGGGGCGGGCGGACCACGTACACGCTGTGCTGCTGCTGTGCCAATTTCATTTTAAATCAGAGGTCCCAGTGAACAGCTAAACCCTCCAGTACCAGACTGAACATGGGAGCACAGTGGAGTACTGTGGATGTTCAGCTTGTACAACGGAAGATGACAGAGTTTTAAAAGGAAGGAATTGGAAGATAGTTTTTGTATCAATTGATATTATCTTACCATTTCCAAAGAGAACTGAATGTGCTCATTTATTTAGCCTTCACCCACTGACCGACCATGCCTTGCCCACTGAGGTGAACCATCTTTGTGCTTGACACCTTACTCCAGCCCCTGGCTTCAGAGCCTTGTTCTTACCTGTGGGAGAAGGGCAGTTGGTTCTGAGACGGCTCGGGACGGGGCTCGGGTGGGTGCTGCGGTATTTCAGGGGTGGTGCCCCTCTCGTCATCAGTGCCGTTGATGCTCTCCGGGGTCAAAGGTGACTGCAGGTCACCGGTGGCCGACTCCTGGCATGATGTAAACAATAAGGTTAAAGGAACAGAAATACAGTTGAACTGTATGTTCTCAGCTGCTGAGTGAATaaagtactgatgtaatgtggagAGAATACCTGCACAATGAGTTACACTCCACAGAAAGTGATGTTTCAAGTGAGTTTTTGTTTCTCTCAAGTGAGTAGGCCTATGTATTTTCAAGTGAGCTTGTTGTTTTCTCACTTGAAAAAAGAAACATCGCTTTATGGGAGCATATCTGACACTGGGAGATCAGAGTTAATCTGAGATTGAGAAGGGATTAATTAATCTGTGTGTTAATCTGATAttaggatgggagagagagggagaagttgttaATCCATGGAGGGCAGGGTTCTCCCCAAAGAGTGGAACAGTGCCATTCAACACCTCAATTCTAGGGTAAatatacactatactgtataatGGACATTGGTCCATTTTTCTACAGCAGTGACAACATTGTGGGGAGTCCACCTGAAGGGCTGGAGTGTTAGCCTGGGGTAGTTGGGGATTTCAACACTGGACTGGGGTAAGAGGGCGAAGCAGGAGGGTTATCGGAGACTGGGGTCAGATGACAATGATTTTGATTCCATTTTACCTTCTTTTTTACAGGTACTCTGAGAGGTACTCTGGGAGGTACTTTGTGAGGTACTTTGTGAGGTACTGAGAGCACATTCTTTTTTAGTGCAGCGACCTGGGGAAGAGTTGCAGGGGAGAAGAGATGGGTTGAATGAGCCAATTGAAAGCTGGGGATGGTTAGGCCAGGTTGGGAGTTTAGCCAGGACACTAGAGTTAATACACTATAGTCATGCCATGAGAGTACTGGCTTCAGACACTCCCATTAGGAATTAGTTTCACATCTCATCCAAGAGTAGTGCCTTGCAGGTAGTGTTTCCAATCACTTCCTGTGATACCTAAATCACTTGGGGTCCATTCACTCCCATTGTTTTCTGGTAACAAAATGCTAATGTTAGTGGTGGCTTATACAAAAACACCAGGTGCTTTGCAGTCTATACCGGTCCAAAAGCTACATTTAATGCGAGGAAACAGGTTTCTTTTTAATTAAGGTGAGTAAGTAGGTGTTGGTGAACTATCCGATCTGAGGTAGGGGTGTGTGTTGTTGGGACTACCTGAGAGGGGGTGCTGGTGAGTTCCATCTTCTCCTGGGATTTCTCCTTGGCTAATCGGGCCGCCTCTTTAAACTCTGCAAACTTCTCTGCAAACTGAGAAAGAACCACAATGACACAGACAACACTGACTAaactagtctgtgtgtgtgtgtgtgtgtgtgtgtgtgtgtgtgctcaactttgacgatgtgtgtgtgtgtaccttgagcAGGTGGTTCTCTGAGGAGAAGCCCAGGCCATAGACGGTGTTGGCTCGGCTGTCGGCCCACTGGCCAAACTTCTGGGAGGTCTTGGTGAAGGTCATGTTGGGGGTGATGGTGCTGTTGATGATTgcctggggaaggagagaggagttgTATGAATCACAAAAGCAATGCTGACCCATTTGCCTAAAAGATGAGTGGGCTTGTTGTTTTCTGGACGGTTGCCTTCAGCAACAACTAGATGTGTTACCTATCTGTGTTTGTGTCAGacgaaaagtgtgtgtgtgtgtgtgtgtgtgcgcgcacgacACATCCCTATTGATTGTTAAACAGGAAGCCGTCAATGAGAGGACCCAGTGAGGCTGATTACTGGCATCGACCACagtgggtgagggagagaggaaggtgggCGAGGCACACTGTTGGACTGTTAGTTCTATGTAAATTTCTGTGTGTGTAAagttctatatgtgtgtgtgtgtgtgtgtgtgtgtgtgtatgtaaactcagcaaaaaaataaatgtcctctcactgtcaactgcgtttattttcagcaaacttgacatgtgtaaatatttgtatgaacataagattcaacaactgagacataaactgaacaagttccacagacatgtgaataacagaaatggaataatgtgtccctgaacaaagggggcgggggggttaaaatcaaaagtaacagtcagtatctgctgtggccaccagctgcattaagtactgcagtgcatctcctcctcatggactgcaccagatttgccagttcttgtggtgagatgttaccccactcttccaccaaggcacctgcaagttcctggacatttctgggggggaatggccctagccctcaccctccgatccaacaggtcccagacatgctcaatgggattgaaatCCGGGCTcgtcactggccatggcagaacactgacattcctgtcttgcaggaaatcagccatactgctcgttttgtgcttggtggcattgtcatgctgaagggtcatgtcaagatgagcctgcagaaagggtaccacatgagggaggaggatgtcttccatgtaacacacagcattgagattgcctgcaatgacaacaagctcagtctgatgatgctgtgacacaccgccccagaccatgacagaccctccacctccaaatcgatcctgctccagagtacaggcctcggtgtaacgctcattccttcgacaataaacgcaaatccgaccatcacccctggtgagacaaaaccgcgactcgtcagggaagagcactttttgccagtcctgtctggtccagcgacggtgggtttgtgcccataggcgacgttgttgccggtgatgtctggtgagaacctgcctcacaacaggcctacaagccctcagtccagcctctctcagcctattgtggacagtctgagcactgatggagggattgtgcgttcctggtgtaactcaggcagttgttgttgccatcctgtacctgtcccgcaggtgtgatgtttggatgttccgatcctgtgcaggtgttgttacacgtggtctgccactgtgaggacgatcagctgtccgtcaagGCCCGTTGTattgctgtcttaggcgtctcacagtacgaacattgcaatttattgccctggccacatctgcagtcctcatgcctccttacagcatgcctaaggcacgttcacacagatgagcagggaccctgggcatctttcttttgg of Salmo salar chromosome ssa01, Ssal_v3.1, whole genome shotgun sequence contains these proteins:
- the LOC106568100 gene encoding homer protein homolog 1 isoform X2, with amino-acid sequence MGEQPIFSTRAHVFQIDPTTKKNWVPTSKHAVTVSYFYDSTRNVYRIISLDGSKAIINSTITPNMTFTKTSQKFGQWADSRANTVYGLGFSSENHLLKFAEKFAEFKEAARLAKEKSQEKMELTSTPSQESATGDLQSPLTPESINGTDDERGTTPEIPQHPPEPRPEPSQNQLPFSHSSSSINKHWEAELAALKGNNAKLTAALLESTANVKQWKQQLAAYQEEAERLHKRVTELECVSGQTPVIKSQKTELNQTIEELESALKAKEEELERLKEEVESANEFQTQKESLTQKLQETEERNQTLEAQLGELELRLEGSQLESEAFRKSLRSLLELLDGKIFELTELRDSLARLIEDSSS
- the LOC106568100 gene encoding homer protein homolog 1 isoform X1, translating into MNGMRGEIRDNTNRRLKKGGVRWSEKREQPIFSTRAHVFQIDPTTKKNWVPTSKHAVTVSYFYDSTRNVYRIISLDGSKAIINSTITPNMTFTKTSQKFGQWADSRANTVYGLGFSSENHLLKFAEKFAEFKEAARLAKEKSQEKMELTSTPSQESATGDLQSPLTPESINGTDDERGTTPEIPQHPPEPRPEPSQNQLPFSHSSSSINKHWEAELAALKGNNAKLTAALLESTANVKQWKQQLAAYQEEAERLHKRVTELECVSGQTPVIKSQKTELNQTIEELESALKAKEEELERLKEEVESANEFQTQKESLTQKLQETEERNQTLEAQLGELELRLEGSQLESEAFRKSLRSLLELLDGKIFELTELRDSLARLIEDSSS